Below is a genomic region from Drosophila albomicans strain 15112-1751.03 chromosome 2R, ASM965048v2, whole genome shotgun sequence.
GTTTCCACCGCTGACAACTGCCACGTGCAACAATGCAAAATGGCGCTGGCGCCAATAATAAAACTGGACAGTGACAACAATGACAGCAAGCATCGTGGCCAGCACTTCATTGATATTTAACGGCATGCACTTGGCATGATGCGATATCGATGCCGATGTCGGTGTCGATGTTGATACCGTTGGCGTTTCTAcgcaacaattttaaaatgttaaaaaacaaaaaaaaaaaatacgaaacttTTCCAATTTCATTGGCAAAGCTGGTGTGGCAAATGCGGTTGAGGGCTTCAACAAACCCATCAAATGCGCCCGGAATCGCAAATGAAGCGCCAATGTGTGTGGAgaaactttgcttttattcgtctcaaaaaaaagtgttaacTAAAAATAACCACTCTGatatcaattgaattttcgAGGCAAGCCAAAAGCGTAATCAATATACGAAATTCATAATTCACATGTTGCATGGCGGATATTTCGAAATTCAGCTCATGTTTTTGGCCACATCGAGCAGGGACAAGGTTGGAGGCGGTGGTTGGTGATGGTGGCCAAAGGGAAGCTTCCGTTTCACTTTCGCTTTCGGTgtagaaggaaaaaaacaCTTTCTATACCATTTGCATGACAATGGCGTCGCGAATGTTGCTCAATTTGGCAGCTGTGcaatttcgatttattttcttcttatttattgatatcaatattaattatgattttgcagttttctttACTAATTGCTTGTGCAACTTGACGTGTGATGGTTGTATAAAATTTTGCGTTGCGATTGCTTAATGACTAGTTGGCAGAAATCATTGAACGGATTATGAGCTGTAAAAGTGTTGCCTATATTTTGGGTTGCCTGCAACCTAAAAGCCGCTTACAAGGAACgctaatttaaatgttttgtacTCTCTCTTAGCATTTACACATCATTTTCTTTAAGAGGTACTCAAATGCTTATGTTTTCGAGGTAAAACATTGACTTAGATGTCGTTAGGGGCCAAATTCAAATGggaatacatatatataagtagCTTGGGGCTTTTGAAATTGTAGAAGGGAAATGCATTTGAGAGCTAAATAAGTTCCCTAATGaaacgcaacacacacaaacacattacGGCAAATCAACTCGGATGGCCAGACGAAGACGGCACGCGTTTGAAATAAAACcgcattaagtatacgacacGTGGTAACTAGGCACGCACACGCGCTACGCCAAATGCCGCTAAGCGCCGTATGCcaaacagccaacagcaaGAGCCACAAAAGCCAGtcaataagcaacaacaatgcattCACTGCCAATGCTGAGCTGcctctttattttttcgttgtcTGCTTCATTTATGTCTTCTTCCGccattttttactttattttcttttggcatTTCTTTTGCGTCGCGTACGACACCCGAACCGAGGCCCGGCATGTAAGCCGAGCGGCAATCGCGGCACTCGCGACGCACTCGCGACTGCTGCAGACGCTAAAACATTGAGAAGTATAAAAATCGTGAACAATAGAAAAACGATTATTAAACTCAATTGTGCCAGCATTGAGGCGAGTTGTGTGCAGTCCAGTTCAAAGTAAAAACACaagacacaaaacaaaaatggccAAACTGCTCCTTCTGGTTGTTGTGGGTGTTGCAGCCCTTGCATTGGCACATGGCGCCTCAACacctcagcagcaacagcagcttcaaCGCTTGATTGCCGAGGAGCAGAACAAGTGCGCCAGCGGCCAAGATTCGATGGCGTGCATCAAAGAGCGTGCCATGCGCTTTGTGGACAATGTGCTGAGCAAAGATAGCTACACGGTAAGAGCTAATAGCAAAGCTATTCTAAATAGTTGATCTTATGATACTAACTGCTTTTTCATAGCTTTCCAACTTGGAGGTGCACTCAAATGGCCAGCAGGTTGCTCCCGTTAGCGAGGCACGCGCCAACAGCGCTGATGGTTTCCTCGATGCCATCGAGAACTACATGAAGGGACACGATGTTAGCGTTAACTTGCCCGTGGCCGATGCCAAGATCACCGTCTCGGCACGCAATCTGGCCAACGACGAGATGAGCTTGAATCTGCAATTGAACAATGACGATGGTGCCGAGACTGAAGCCAGGGGTAAGAAGGGCAACATCTTCAAGAAGGGTGGGTTTCTTGCAAGTCACTtctatcacacacacatataactCAACATTTGCACCTCATAACAAAAACAGGCAAGAAGAACCGTCTCCGCAAGTTGGCCATGCCCATTCTGGTGCTCATTCTGCTGAAATCGATCACCGTCATCCCAATGGCCATCGGTATTCTGAAGATTAAGGCATTCAATGCTCTCGCTTTGGGCTTCTTCTCCTTCATTGTCTCGGTTGGTTTGGCCATTTTCCAATTGTGCAAAAAGGTAAGcacaatttgattattaaaaCGCATCTTTCTATTGTTTTTAGGCATTCGCGGGATGTGGTAATAGATAGGAGGGCGTTAGTGAGTTGCATGAGTTGAATGAGTTGAAATGAGGGCGACGggtaaaaatagaaacaaaatcaaatcaattccTTTTAATTACAAACACACGTATGTATTCAGTCCCAGAGGTCGGTCGCTGGGTAAGTCGAGTTAAAACCCTGCGtccaacaaacaaatactcTCCCAACAACACTCACCTCcccgccaacaacaaccaccaccaaccgcTGCCATTcaattatatactatattccaCAGAAAAATAACATTCACAATTTAATCCTCTTCAACTTTTTCTTTCCCTGCCCACAGATTGCCCATGATCATCATCACACCGCACACATCACTGCCCATGGACCATGGGACGGTCGCAGCTTCGGCGCTGTTCCCGTTGTGCCCGTTGTGGAGCAACCCCAGCAATCGGCCCAGAACTTGGCCTATCAGGCCTACGCCTAAATGtcctagcaacaacaacattcgaGAGCAAAGCACAAAATGATTTGTTAATTGTTAAAAGATTTTTGTGACTTTGTGCACCTTTTTTAATGGAGCATCCCAAATGGCGGACAACAattgacaaacaaaacaacaaaaatgaaaatgagagCGAGGCTGTCCTGCATTCTTTTAGACCCTATTTATAataacttattatttattatttattgaaaaagaaaacaaaaaaaaaacacaatgcatagaaaacaaaatcaaataaaatgaaatgcaaagaatacacaaatcaatttgcataatgaaagctttttaaataataattaagtcaattaattaatgtaattCACCAGAATTCATTAATACTACTCCTATACTTGGACAACGTCGCTCTACACACCTGACTTTACGTGAGTCGATTTCCTGGCATACGCGTCGTATAATTAACTTTGCcttatgaaaaaaaaacatggcagccagcagcacaacagcaacaactttgtACGGCAATTGGATGCCATTGGGTAGACTTACTTAATGGTGGGGAAGAGAGAACATTTTCACTAGGgcctaaaatatttataagccATCACTTGGCCGTCCTAATTAGCCAAAATTTAAGCGCCTCAAATTCTTTAGCTGGCAATCTAATTAATTATTCCAGTCAAATGCGAAACAACCGAGTCTGGGCCCCACGCTTTGGCCACTCGATTAAAATGATGAACTgtgtacaattttaattttgaagcttCTGGTTTTCACTTGCGCGAAAGTTTCAACGATACGATACCCACGCGGTTGTCACAGCCCAGCCGGAGAGTGAAAGTCTTTAAGCATTCTTATCGAGGGCGTGAACTGCGAAATGAGGAGTTTATCTACTCAGCTTGCCAGTGACATGCACTGAACCTTAAGCAAAATGGCCAAGCACACAGTTTAAATAGCAAATCCCTAGATCCCTCCATACACAAACTTTAAATGCGCTCGAATACCTTAAATTCTGAGACGCATCTGACCGCAtctgaatttcatttaaaaggCAATCAAACTGTGTCTTTAGACCATGGCCAGCAAGGCAGCCAGTCAGTCCCTCAGTAAGTAAATACttacttaaatatttgctgCAAACGCATTCCACTGGCCAATAAGACATCCATATTCCTTCTTCTCCACGTGCGGAAACAGCAACGTCTCCTAGAGAGTGAAGTGGGGGCAGGCGTATCAAACTCGTGGATGACTGACTCGCTTTCATAACAATTTGGCATTCAGGAGGACGATGCAGAGacacgcagacacacacaaacacacacaaaagcatctgaaaatttattatatagtatgtatgtacatacaacaTATGTTGTCGGTTTcgttttacttatttttatttttctcgtTTGTGTGTTGTTACATGGCTGGTTTTTATAttcgacatttttattttggcacgATTGGAGCAAAGTGTGGCGCTTGTGAAATAAACATGAAGACGttgaaaatttcttttattggGTGATAACAGATCGTGTGACGCCAACAACGACTACGCCGACGACACCTGTTGCATTATTCACAGTATCTGTATCCATATCAGTTAGGTAATCTACTCGGACTTGTTAACAATTATGCATTTGGCAACCATTTGTATGAAAATCACTTTATCCGTTTCGGCAACATGAAAAAGGATAGACACGTGTCATCGGATGACAATTAGTCcaataatataacataactACGATTGCACCTAATGAATTTAAAGGATTTTCATGTcacattcaatatttattaaattgtagaATGGAGCATActtctttaaaatgtttaattgttgttaaaaacaaaacaatataagaataaaatgGTTTGCatcttataaatttaaatgcaattagtaTTTATGAAAGTATATTACGGAGACTAATAAAATGTTCTAGaacattataatataattactttttcatatttattatatagtgTGAACTAAACTAATTATATTCCATGATGTTTGATTATATGAGAATTTAATTGAGGTTATCTACTGAAcatattaagtaatatttttaaagatttaaaatgaaagtatatttcaaaaagaattgtatttgtacatatacttaattttaagaaatatattttctttaattaatttcgtaaatgaaatgtagtattgcaaaaatttaaattttcttttaaacgGTAGCTCTAGCGTCGAGGACATCGTTAAAATCATTATTTGGTGAAGCTTGAATTTCAGAGAAATCCTTTTTATAACCAGGCagacacaaaaatatttgtgaaggCAAAAAATGTTGCTGGTAGTATGGCTTCAGCATGCTGATTTATAGCTCAACGGCTTTCGGTCTTCAAAGTGGATGATATGTAGTACATTAACTCTGcggttatttattattaatgaagGCATTCGTAgctttcattaaataaaattcagaAATGGAAGAGATGCCCTTTTAATGTGTAATAATTACtgtaactttaataaattgatgtTCTTTTCCACTACCCTTGTTCGATCTTAAGAGAACGctttataatttactttaaaatataactttcCCTTTTAGTTATTGTCCtcatttgtaatattaatagTTCGTAggtaacatatttatataattgaattcTCTCATTAGTTGACCTACTTAGGAAGTCGGCAAACTTCAGGCCTGGCATAACATTAGCAAAATCGTGTCGAACAAAATATATGTCacaaaataacagcaaaaatCTGTTTCGTAATCCAAATGAAACAAggcaaataatattaagtgAGTCCAGTGAGTGGAATTGAACCTAAGAGTTCCGCATACGAGTAGACAAAACAAATGGCCTAATCCAAAAGCAATGGCCAATACCAAAGCGTAGACAAGTTCCGTACTGATTTCTTGTATCGAAATTTGACACAATACGTTGAAAAATGTACGTGCCCTGGACCTGTTGTCTCTGTTGTCTTGGTGTGTGCTGAGGGCAGTCTTGGTTTGCTTTCTTGTGTTCGCGTAAGAGATGAGGGGCTGCATACTAATTGGaaacaaaagttaaagttattttCATTCGGACGTCGAAGTGTCGATAatgcaactcgcaactcgcagcAAAAATCCAGGGACGGGGGTGCCGCCGATATGGAAAGCGAGAAAGCTTAAGCAGCGACAAGCGACAAAAGTTAGGGAGCCCGAGCAACCCAGATATCAAAACACCGACGCAAGacttcgtttttattttgttggtgAAAAACTTTAGACACTCTTTTCGTCACTCAATTCGTAGCTgtccaaaaacaaatacaaaaacaaaagcaacaacaaaaatgtgtgtgcgcTCCAAAACTTGGAATGCATTGGTCAGTGCCGCGTGGTGTCTCTTGGGAGTCTTGCGAGGAGCGGCAGTATAAAATCGTCGGTACTCGCACAATTGAACAACATTGTCGTCGCATCGACATCGCAGTGAACAACACTACGCGCTCTGAGTAGTGTCATCAATCAAGTGGATAGATCACAAATCAATAGCAGTATCAATagcaatataaatatcaaaatggcATTCCGTTTCACGTCCTTAATCGCGTTCggttgtttgctgctgctgtcagcgTCGTCGGCTGTTCAGGGAGCTG
It encodes:
- the LOC117575207 gene encoding uncharacterized protein LOC117575207 isoform X1 — protein: MAKLLLLVVVGVAALALAHGASTPQQQQQLQRLIAEEQNKCASGQDSMACIKERAMRFVDNVLSKDSYTLSNLEVHSNGQQVAPVSEARANSADGFLDAIENYMKGHDVSVNLPVADAKITVSARNLANDEMSLNLQLNNDDGAETEARGKKGNIFKKGKKNRLRKLAMPILVLILLKSITVIPMAIGILKIKAFNALALGFFSFIVSVGLAIFQLCKKIAHDHHHTAHITAHGPWDGRSFGAVPVVPVVEQPQQSAQNLAYQAYA
- the LOC117575207 gene encoding uncharacterized protein LOC117575207 isoform X2, producing the protein MAKLLLLVVVGVAALALAHGASTPQQQQQLQRLIAEEQNKCASGQDSMACIKERAMRFVDNVLSKDSYTLSNLEVHSNGQQVAPVSEARANSADGFLDAIENYMKGHDVSVNLPVADAKITVSARNLANDEMSLNLQLNNDDGAETEARGKKNRLRKLAMPILVLILLKSITVIPMAIGILKIKAFNALALGFFSFIVSVGLAIFQLCKKIAHDHHHTAHITAHGPWDGRSFGAVPVVPVVEQPQQSAQNLAYQAYA